From the genome of Mycobacterium dioxanotrophicus, one region includes:
- the aosR gene encoding oxidative stress transcriptional regulator AosR, translating into MRKWKRIQTADGPRFRSSLAAHEAVLLQNLVTSLLGMLEERESSAPTDELHAITGIRTGNPQPPQDDTLRRLLPDFYRPATEHPAGSGTAESLNSALRGLHEPEIIDAKRDAAQRLLGTLPDGGGKFELTESDAQAWAASVNDVRLALGTMLDIRPDGPHRLSQEHPMAGHLDVYQWLTVLQEYLVLGLMGK; encoded by the coding sequence GTGCGCAAATGGAAGCGGATCCAAACCGCTGACGGCCCGCGGTTCCGGTCGTCGTTGGCTGCCCACGAAGCCGTCTTGCTGCAGAACCTGGTGACCTCGTTGCTGGGCATGCTCGAGGAGCGCGAATCCTCGGCGCCGACAGACGAACTGCACGCCATCACCGGCATCCGGACCGGGAACCCGCAGCCACCGCAGGACGACACGCTGCGCCGGCTGCTACCCGACTTCTACCGGCCGGCCACCGAGCACCCCGCCGGCTCCGGCACCGCCGAAAGCCTCAACAGCGCGCTGCGCGGGTTGCATGAGCCCGAGATCATCGACGCCAAACGCGATGCGGCACAACGGCTGTTGGGCACGCTCCCGGACGGCGGCGGCAAGTTCGAACTGACCGAGAGCGACGCACAGGCCTGGGCCGCCTCGGTCAACGACGTGCGCCTGGCGCTCGGCACCATGCTCGACATCAGGCCGGACGGCCCGCACCGGCTGTCGCAGGAGCACCCCATGGCCGGGCACCTCGACGTGTACCAATGGCTCACGGTGCTGCAGGAGTACCTCGTGCTGGGACTCATGGGCAAGTAG